The genomic region GTTGGTGTTCGGCACCAAGTGGTTCGACCGGTGCGACGGCTTCGAGGTGTTCTCCACAGTGGTCGGCCGGCTGTCGTTCTTCGGCCGGCGCGCGGACGGCGCACTGGTGATTCGAAACCCGCTGGAGAACCTCGACACTTTGGCGCCGCGCCCGGGCCTGGCCGCGCTGCTGGCCGTGATGCTGGGTTCGACGGTTTTCGACTCGTTCTCCAGCACGTACTGGTGGTTCGACAACGTCGACCACCCGGCGGTGTACCCGGCCGTCTACGACACCCTCGGTCTGCTCGCCTCGACGATCCTGGTGCTGGCCCTGTTCAGCCTGGCGGCCCGGCTGACCGGCCGCGGCGCGGCGTGGCGGGTGAGCGCCTCCGCGTCGTTCGCGCACTCGCTGGTTCCGATCTCCGTCGGCTATCTGATGGCGCATTACTTCACCCTGCTGCTGTTCGTCGGGCAGGAGACGTTGATCCGCGCCTCGGACCCGTTGTCCGACGGGGCGAACTGGTTCGGCACCGCGCACCTGCAGGTGAACTTCAGCCTGCTGACCGTCAGCGCGATCGCCAGCGTCGAGGTGATCTCGATCGTGATCGGCCACGTCGTCGGGGTGTTCAGCGCGCACGACCGCGCCGTGCGCCTGTTGCCGGCGCGGTCCGCCGTCCTCGGTCAGCTGCCGATGATGGTGCTGATGGTCGGCTTCACCCTCGGCGGCCTGTCGCTGATGCTCACCGGCTGATTGAGACATTGGTTCACTCGCCGCGCTCACTCATGCGTCGAGCAGTTCCAGCGCCTGAGCCCGGTTGAGCCCGGAGGCGCGCAGCAGGTCGTAGGCGACCGAACGGACCTGAGCCACCATCACCACGACCGAATCCGCTGAGTCCGCGTCCAGCGTGCCGCGCGCCTCGGCGAACGCCTCGAGGACCAAGTGGCGGGATCTGGTCGGCGCTGGTCCCTCGCCGAGCTCGTCGCCCAGGACGACGAAGGACTCGGCGAGAACCCGGATCGAGTGGATCAGCGATGGTGGGCAGGTGTCCTTGATCCGGAGCAGCACGGTTGCCCGGCGGGCCACCATGCGGGAGTTGCGGACCGCGTAGTCCAACTGCGGAGCGGCCTCGACGTAGGAGGCGAAGCGGTCCCGGACCCGCCACCGGATCGGCGCGACCCGGGCTATCTCCTCGCAGGTGGCCACCGCGGTGGACATCGCGGCGACCGCCGGGTTCAGGCCACGCAGCACCCGAAGAGCGACCAGCGCGGCATTCAGGTCGGCATTGGCCAGTGCGTCGGCCGTCGCGACCAGCCCGTCGTGGGTGCCGGCGGCCAGCGGTCGCACAGCACGCCGCGCCACCGCCAACGGATTCAGCGGTAGCAGCACCAGGCCGACGGTGATGCCGACCGCGCCGCCCAGCAACGCGTTCCAGCACCGGTCGAAACCCGCTGTGCCGCCGTAGTTGGTCAGGGTCGCCACCAGCACACTCGAGCTGGCAGCCTGCGAGACCAACAGCTGGCCGCCGTCCAGCAACACCGCCGACGTCATCGCGAGCGCGACCATCAGCATGATGGCGGCGGTGCCGTTGCCGATGAAACCGCTGATGAGGTCACCGAGCCCGATCCCCAGCGAGACCCCGACGATCAGCTCGACGGTCCGGCGCAGCCGTTGACCCAGGGCCGAGCCGATCGAGACGACGGCGGCGATCGGGGCGAAGAACGGTGGTCCGGCCCCGGCCCCGATCCGGCGAGCCAGGTACCAGGAGATCCCGGCCGCGACCGCGGACTGCCCGATCAGTGGGGCCGTGATGCGTAGCCGAGTCAGCCGCGCCTTCGCGCCGGCCTTCGACCGGTCGGCGACCTCGTCCAGCAGAGCTTCGCCGCGGGTGCGGATCTCCGCCGCATCACGCGGCACGCGGGGCAGCGGCCCCGTCACGTCACGCTTCTCGATCACCGCGCCTGCCCTCCGAACACCGACCGGCGCCCATGATCCCGCGCGTCATACGCTGCCCGACATGGAACTGCGTGAGGCTCTGACCACCACCCCAGCCACCCGTGACTTCACCGACGAGCCGGTGTCCGACGTCGAGATCCACCGCCTGCTCGAGGTGGCCCGCTTCGCGCCCAACGGCGGCAACCGCCAGGGCTGGCACGTGATCGTTGTCCGCGACGCCGCGACCCGGGCGGCGTTCGTGGCCGCCGCCGAGCCCGTGGCGCGCCGCTATGCCGCCCAGAAGGAGGCCGGCGAGCAGCCGTGGAACACGGTGAACCCGACGAAGGTCGACGCCGCGACGATCGCCGCGACCGAGGTCCCGGACTGGACCACCTCGCACTACCGCAACGCCCCGGTGCTGCTGCTCATCTGCCTCGACCTGTCGGTGGTCGCCTCGGTCGACGCGGGACTGGACCGGGTCGGGGTGATCAGTGGGGCCTCGATCTACCCGTTCGCCTGGAGCATCCTGCTGGCCGCCCGAGAGGCAGGCCTCGGCGGCGTGATGACCACGCTGCCGATCGGCTCCGAACCCGAGCTGCAGGCGCTGCTCGGTATCCCGAAACATGTCGCGATGGCGGCGGTCGTGCCGCTCGGGCATCCGGTCAAGCAGATCACCAAGCTCAAGCGCGGGCCGGTGGAGGAGTTTGCACACCTGGAGCGCTGGGACGGACCGCCGCTGACCGCAGGCTGAACGTGTCGGGAATTTTCGAATCAGGTTTGTTTGTTCGATCACTCATATGGTAGAAAGCAACCGACCGGTCGGTAAGCAGAGATGGCTCACAGACCAGATTGGGATGCGGCGATGAGTGGTGCGGGGAAGCGGATCCCAAGTGATCGTCCGGCGGTTCGGTTGGAGGCGATCCGCAAGACCTACGGCGAGGGCGACATGGCGGTGCACGCGATCGCCCATGTCGACCTGACCGTGCCACGGGGGCAGTACCTGGCGATCATGGGCGCCTCGGGGTCGGGCAAGTC from Sporichthyaceae bacterium harbors:
- a CDS encoding FUSC family protein, whose translation is MIEKRDVTGPLPRVPRDAAEIRTRGEALLDEVADRSKAGAKARLTRLRITAPLIGQSAVAAGISWYLARRIGAGAGPPFFAPIAAVVSIGSALGQRLRRTVELIVGVSLGIGLGDLISGFIGNGTAAIMLMVALAMTSAVLLDGGQLLVSQAASSSVLVATLTNYGGTAGFDRCWNALLGGAVGITVGLVLLPLNPLAVARRAVRPLAAGTHDGLVATADALANADLNAALVALRVLRGLNPAVAAMSTAVATCEEIARVAPIRWRVRDRFASYVEAAPQLDYAVRNSRMVARRATVLLRIKDTCPPSLIHSIRVLAESFVVLGDELGEGPAPTRSRHLVLEAFAEARGTLDADSADSVVVMVAQVRSVAYDLLRASGLNRAQALELLDA
- a CDS encoding nitroreductase family protein, whose amino-acid sequence is MELREALTTTPATRDFTDEPVSDVEIHRLLEVARFAPNGGNRQGWHVIVVRDAATRAAFVAAAEPVARRYAAQKEAGEQPWNTVNPTKVDAATIAATEVPDWTTSHYRNAPVLLLICLDLSVVASVDAGLDRVGVISGASIYPFAWSILLAAREAGLGGVMTTLPIGSEPELQALLGIPKHVAMAAVVPLGHPVKQITKLKRGPVEEFAHLERWDGPPLTAG